The following coding sequences are from one uncultured Cohaesibacter sp. window:
- the fumC gene encoding class II fumarate hydratase → MSKMRVETDSFGPLEVPSDKYYGAQTARSLINFPIGQETMPAPIIRALGIIKLSAARANLALDNIEPEIGNAIISAASEVAEGKLNDHFPLSVWQTGSGTQSNMNANEVISNRAIELLGGELGSKKPVHPNDHCNRSQSSNDTFPTAMHIAAAEEIKNSLVPALEKLQAALAEKSESFKDIIKIGRTHLQDATPLTLGQEFSGYTAMVENGIRRVSSALPALYALAQGGTAVGTGLNAKIGFADKFAEEVASYTGLPFISAPNKFEALATHDAMVEAHGMLNSLAVSLFKIASDIRLLGSGPRSGLGEISLPENEPGSSIMPGKVNPTQCEAMTMVCTQVMGNNAAVSMAGSQGHFELNVFKPIIAYNTIQSIRLLTDVAHSFTDKCVVGIKANEEQINALMQRSLMLVTALAPHIGYDNATKIAKTAHKNGTTLKEEAVNLGFVSAQDYDAWVRPEKMIAPE, encoded by the coding sequence ATGAGCAAAATGCGCGTGGAAACAGATTCGTTTGGTCCGTTGGAAGTCCCTTCAGATAAATATTATGGAGCCCAAACAGCGCGGTCTTTGATAAATTTCCCAATCGGTCAGGAAACAATGCCCGCACCAATCATCCGGGCACTCGGCATTATCAAGCTATCTGCGGCTCGCGCCAATCTGGCGCTCGACAATATCGAACCTGAAATCGGAAATGCAATCATAAGCGCAGCCTCTGAAGTGGCTGAAGGTAAACTGAACGACCATTTTCCTCTTTCTGTCTGGCAGACAGGCTCGGGCACCCAGTCAAACATGAATGCCAATGAGGTAATCTCGAACCGGGCCATTGAGCTGCTTGGCGGTGAATTGGGATCCAAGAAGCCTGTTCATCCCAATGACCACTGCAACCGTAGCCAGTCCTCAAACGATACTTTCCCGACGGCGATGCATATTGCAGCCGCAGAAGAGATCAAGAATAGCTTGGTTCCGGCGCTTGAAAAGCTTCAGGCCGCTTTGGCCGAAAAGTCCGAGAGCTTCAAGGACATCATCAAGATCGGGCGAACTCACTTGCAGGATGCCACGCCGTTGACTTTGGGACAGGAATTTTCCGGCTATACAGCAATGGTCGAAAACGGCATTCGTCGAGTATCGAGTGCTTTGCCTGCGCTTTATGCCCTTGCGCAAGGGGGAACCGCTGTCGGAACGGGTCTTAATGCCAAAATCGGCTTTGCCGATAAATTCGCAGAAGAAGTGGCCTCATACACTGGTTTGCCGTTCATTTCTGCTCCAAACAAGTTTGAAGCCTTGGCAACCCACGACGCCATGGTAGAAGCGCATGGCATGCTGAACAGTCTGGCGGTAAGCCTCTTCAAAATCGCAAGCGACATTCGTCTGCTTGGTTCCGGTCCACGTTCCGGCCTTGGCGAGATTTCTCTGCCAGAAAATGAGCCCGGTTCTTCCATCATGCCCGGCAAGGTCAACCCGACCCAATGCGAGGCCATGACAATGGTCTGCACTCAAGTCATGGGCAACAATGCTGCCGTTTCAATGGCTGGCTCGCAAGGGCATTTCGAGTTGAATGTGTTCAAGCCGATCATTGCCTATAACACCATTCAGTCCATCAGGCTGCTCACCGATGTGGCGCACAGTTTCACGGACAAATGCGTGGTTGGTATCAAGGCAAACGAAGAGCAGATCAATGCTTTGATGCAACGTTCACTCATGCTGGTGACGGCCCTTGCACCGCACATCGGCTATGACAACGCAACAAAAATTGCCAAAACCGCTCATAAGAATGGAACCACCCTCAAAGAGGAGGCGGTTAATCTGGGCTTTGTTTCGGCTCAAGATTATGACGCCTGGGTTCGTCCGGAAAAAATGATCGCGCCGGAGTGA
- a CDS encoding DsrE family protein, whose amino-acid sequence MVKQTDYVSTLFSNADDPNKVTVAYTMGVQALAQGHSATIMLMVDAVHLAKKGALEGIDIGAPFQPALPLQEEFFKQGGQILVCKACMIHNGVSEEEIDERMQVISAEEVIPMLMGAKGSLQLT is encoded by the coding sequence ATGGTCAAGCAGACTGATTATGTTAGCACGCTCTTTAGTAATGCAGATGATCCAAACAAGGTAACCGTCGCCTATACAATGGGTGTTCAGGCCCTTGCCCAAGGCCACAGCGCAACGATCATGTTGATGGTGGATGCAGTGCATTTAGCCAAAAAGGGTGCATTGGAAGGGATTGATATTGGGGCTCCGTTCCAACCAGCTCTTCCATTGCAAGAAGAATTCTTCAAACAGGGCGGTCAGATTCTTGTTTGCAAAGCCTGTATGATTCACAATGGGGTTTCCGAGGAGGAAATCGACGAACGCATGCAGGTGATCAGCGCAGAAGAAGTTATTCCGATGCTGATGGGTGCAAAGGGCAGCTTGCAGCTAACCTAA
- a CDS encoding fumarate hydratase codes for MSTNGYKLFPMGKDETPYRKLTSDYVSVESFKGKDVLVVEEEGIRLLCEQAFIDISHLLRPAHLAQLKKILEDEEATQNDKFVALDLLKNANIASAGVLPMCQDTGTGIVVGKKGKNVWIEGDEEGALSQGVFDAYNKKNLRYSQLAPLTMYEEKNTANNLPAQIDIFSEGEDAYKFLFMAKGGGSANKTFLYQGTPSLLTKDRLLAFLEEKIKTLGTAACPPYHLAITIGGLSAELNLKTTKLASAHYYDELPTEGSEMANAFRDVEMEQEILKLAQGTSIGAQFGGKYFCHDVRVIRLPRHGASLPISIGVSCSADRQCKGKITKDGIFLEELETNPAQYLPEIDEEGLGGDVVKIDLNQPMAEQLAVLTKYPVKTRLSLSGPLIVARDLAHAKIRARLEAGEPMPDYLKNHPVYYAGPAKTPSNYASGSFGPTTAGRMDSFVDQFQSFGGSMIMLAKGNRSQAVTNACKEHGGFYLGSIGGAAARLAQDCIKKVECIEYPELGMEAVWRIEVEDFPAFIIVDDKGNDFFEELNLGH; via the coding sequence ATGAGCACTAATGGATATAAGCTCTTTCCCATGGGAAAGGATGAGACCCCTTATCGCAAATTGACCTCTGACTATGTGTCTGTTGAGTCTTTCAAGGGCAAAGATGTTCTTGTGGTGGAAGAAGAAGGCATCCGCCTTTTGTGCGAACAGGCATTTATTGATATTTCACACCTTCTGCGCCCAGCACATCTGGCTCAGCTGAAGAAAATTCTGGAAGACGAAGAAGCAACCCAGAATGACAAATTCGTTGCACTGGACCTTCTCAAAAACGCAAACATCGCGTCTGCTGGCGTTCTTCCAATGTGTCAGGACACCGGCACCGGCATTGTCGTTGGCAAAAAAGGCAAGAATGTCTGGATTGAAGGCGACGAAGAAGGCGCTCTGAGCCAAGGCGTTTTTGATGCATATAACAAGAAGAACCTGCGCTACAGCCAGCTTGCTCCTCTGACCATGTATGAGGAAAAGAACACAGCAAACAACCTGCCAGCTCAGATCGACATTTTCTCCGAAGGCGAAGATGCCTACAAGTTCCTGTTCATGGCAAAAGGTGGCGGCTCTGCAAACAAGACCTTCCTTTATCAAGGCACGCCTTCCCTGTTGACCAAAGACCGTCTTCTTGCTTTCCTCGAAGAAAAAATCAAGACCCTTGGCACGGCTGCTTGCCCTCCATATCACCTTGCCATCACCATTGGCGGCCTTTCTGCCGAACTGAACCTGAAGACGACCAAATTGGCTTCCGCTCACTATTATGATGAGTTGCCAACCGAAGGTTCCGAGATGGCGAACGCCTTCCGTGACGTTGAAATGGAGCAGGAAATCCTCAAACTCGCTCAAGGCACCAGCATTGGCGCCCAGTTCGGCGGCAAGTATTTCTGCCACGATGTTCGCGTTATTCGCCTGCCTCGCCATGGCGCCTCCTTGCCGATTTCTATCGGTGTATCCTGTTCCGCAGACCGTCAGTGCAAAGGCAAGATCACCAAAGACGGTATTTTCCTGGAAGAGCTGGAAACCAACCCAGCACAGTATCTGCCAGAAATTGACGAAGAAGGGCTCGGCGGTGACGTGGTCAAGATTGACCTGAACCAGCCAATGGCCGAGCAGCTCGCCGTTTTGACCAAATATCCGGTCAAGACCCGCCTGTCTCTCTCTGGTCCGCTTATTGTTGCCCGTGACCTGGCTCATGCCAAGATTCGTGCGCGCCTTGAAGCTGGCGAACCTATGCCAGACTATCTCAAGAACCATCCGGTTTATTATGCAGGCCCGGCCAAGACCCCGTCCAACTATGCATCTGGCTCCTTCGGCCCAACCACAGCAGGCCGTATGGACAGCTTCGTGGATCAGTTCCAGTCATTTGGAGGTTCCATGATCATGCTCGCCAAAGGCAACCGCTCTCAGGCTGTTACCAATGCATGTAAAGAGCATGGCGGTTTCTATCTTGGTTCTATCGGCGGCGCAGCTGCTCGCCTGGCACAAGATTGCATCAAGAAAGTCGAATGCATCGAATATCCAGAACTTGGAATGGAAGCCGTTTGGCGCATTGAAGTTGAAGACTTCCCAGCATTCATCATCGTTGATGACAAAGGCAACGACTTCTTTGAAGAACTCAATCTTGGCCACTAA
- a CDS encoding L,D-transpeptidase has product MQKLLTLGASLLIGLAVTVTTANASKYFDPDTRTWKDVNGYAHGGKSPIKRKTVTYSGPFAKSAQGTIVINTKERRLYYLMGDGKAMKYGIGVGRPGFQWTGNHRVTRKAEWPGWTPPPAMRKRVPNLPAYMEGGPNNPLGARAMYIGSTIYRIHGSNEPWSIGQAVSSGCIRLANEDVIDLYERVKVGAQVHVIQANQK; this is encoded by the coding sequence ATGCAAAAACTGCTCACTCTTGGCGCCAGTCTGCTTATCGGCCTTGCCGTTACAGTCACCACAGCCAATGCATCAAAATATTTTGATCCAGATACTCGTACCTGGAAAGACGTCAACGGCTATGCTCACGGCGGCAAATCCCCGATTAAACGCAAGACCGTTACCTATTCCGGTCCATTCGCGAAATCGGCACAAGGCACGATCGTAATCAATACCAAAGAGCGCCGCCTTTATTATTTAATGGGTGATGGCAAGGCCATGAAATATGGCATCGGCGTCGGTCGTCCCGGTTTTCAGTGGACAGGCAACCATCGCGTAACCCGCAAGGCTGAATGGCCGGGCTGGACCCCTCCACCGGCAATGCGCAAGCGTGTTCCAAACCTGCCTGCATATATGGAAGGTGGACCGAACAACCCACTTGGTGCCCGTGCCATGTATATTGGCTCCACAATCTATCGCATTCATGGCTCCAACGAGCCTTGGAGCATTGGGCAGGCAGTTTCTTCAGGCTGCATTCGTCTGGCCAACGAGGACGTTATCGATCTTTATGAACGCGTAAAGGTTGGTGCTCAGGTCCACGTTATTCAGGCAAACCAGAAATAG
- a CDS encoding DUF971 domain-containing protein, translating into MANAWPTEIRLNKDKSALKVAFDDGSAYEFSAEFLRVTSPSAEVQGHNPSEKKTVGGKRNVEIMKVEPVGNYAVRLHFTDRHSSGYFTWDYFKQSGENKADIWAGYLKELEQQGLSRD; encoded by the coding sequence ATGGCAAATGCATGGCCCACAGAAATACGCCTGAATAAGGACAAAAGCGCGCTCAAAGTGGCGTTTGACGATGGCAGCGCTTATGAATTCTCCGCAGAGTTTCTGCGTGTTACCTCGCCCAGCGCAGAAGTGCAGGGGCACAATCCCAGCGAAAAGAAGACGGTAGGTGGCAAGCGTAATGTCGAAATCATGAAGGTGGAGCCAGTTGGAAACTATGCCGTTCGGCTTCATTTTACCGACCGTCATAGCTCCGGCTATTTCACTTGGGACTATTTCAAACAATCAGGAGAAAACAAGGCAGATATTTGGGCGGGTTATCTAAAAGAACTGGAGCAGCAGGGGCTTTCTCGCGATTGA
- the moaA gene encoding GTP 3',8-cyclase MoaA, which produces MQISTSNHNQTASLVDPFGRSISYLRLSVTDRCDFRCVYCMAENMHFLPKAEILTLEELDRLSTLFIEQGVRRLRLTGGEPLVRKGIMTLISSLSRHLDSGALDELTLTTNGSQLSRFAADLASAGVRRINISLDTLKENRFRSITRWGRFAQVLDGIESALSHGLKIKLNVVALRGVNEDEYDDMIRFCHERGMDLTFIETMPLGEIDHDRTDMYLPLTDVKKALEQSWPLSPSTHKTGGPARYFTVNETGGRIGFITPLSHNFCESCNRVRITCTGKLYMCLGQEDEADLRSALRSSEANATLLRAIQNAIARKPKGHDFVIDRDHNRPSIGRYMSVTGG; this is translated from the coding sequence ATGCAAATCAGCACATCGAACCACAATCAGACTGCGTCCTTGGTCGACCCATTTGGTCGTTCCATCTCCTATTTGCGCCTCTCGGTTACGGATCGTTGTGATTTTCGCTGTGTCTATTGTATGGCCGAGAATATGCATTTTCTGCCAAAAGCCGAGATACTAACCCTTGAAGAACTCGATCGCCTTTCAACCCTTTTCATTGAACAGGGCGTGCGGCGGCTCAGACTGACCGGTGGAGAGCCTTTGGTGCGCAAAGGCATCATGACCCTCATATCTTCGCTTTCCAGACATCTGGACAGCGGCGCACTCGACGAATTGACCCTGACGACAAACGGCTCCCAGCTTTCCCGCTTTGCTGCGGATTTGGCATCCGCTGGCGTTCGCCGGATCAACATTTCTCTGGACACGCTCAAGGAGAATCGTTTTCGTTCAATTACGCGATGGGGACGCTTTGCCCAAGTGCTTGATGGCATTGAATCTGCTCTGTCACATGGCTTGAAAATCAAGCTCAATGTCGTAGCACTCCGTGGTGTGAACGAAGACGAATATGACGACATGATCCGCTTTTGTCACGAGCGGGGCATGGACCTGACTTTCATCGAGACCATGCCACTGGGCGAGATCGATCATGATCGCACAGACATGTATCTGCCTCTTACTGACGTGAAGAAAGCGCTGGAACAAAGCTGGCCCCTTTCGCCCTCAACGCACAAGACCGGCGGCCCGGCCCGTTATTTCACGGTAAATGAAACCGGCGGACGCATTGGTTTCATCACGCCGCTCAGCCACAATTTTTGTGAGAGCTGTAACCGTGTCAGGATAACTTGCACCGGCAAACTCTATATGTGTCTGGGGCAGGAAGATGAAGCGGATCTCAGAAGTGCCTTGCGATCTTCTGAGGCGAATGCCACCCTTTTACGAGCTATACAGAACGCGATCGCGCGAAAGCCAAAGGGGCATGATTTTGTAATTGACAGAGACCATAATCGTCCGTCTATTGGCAGATATATGTCCGTCACCGGTGGCTAG
- a CDS encoding DMT family transporter has protein sequence MALSPNGKSAGRDNVSPSADKGNLYGIMVMQISVFSFGTNDVFNKLVGDGLATGQMIFFRGICATVLVLLLCVMLRQLKYLNQSLNPILLVRGMCETLSAIGCLMAIKYLPFANVYAILQAIPLATTAAAALLLGEQVGPRRWIAVLIGFVGVLAIVRPGLDGFNFYSLFAVAAVIFAAARDLVTRKIRSDISLWVVTLTTMVVSTIGGGILSLVQVSVTGDQGWLPLSSQNLLFLAGAALFLTLGQFYVSIAMQNGEVSVVSSFRYVSMPIALIYGYLIWHEVPDMLTWFGIFLILVSGIYTIYRERKVALLQKQGKRDGDPTELPAARTGFE, from the coding sequence ATGGCTCTCAGTCCTAACGGCAAATCAGCTGGCCGCGATAATGTGTCCCCTTCTGCTGACAAGGGAAACCTTTATGGCATCATGGTCATGCAGATTTCGGTCTTTAGCTTTGGCACCAACGACGTGTTCAACAAGCTCGTGGGCGATGGTCTCGCAACTGGACAAATGATTTTCTTTCGCGGAATTTGCGCAACCGTGCTGGTTTTGCTGCTCTGCGTAATGTTGCGGCAATTGAAATATCTCAATCAGAGCCTTAACCCCATCCTGCTCGTCAGGGGCATGTGCGAAACCCTCTCGGCGATTGGTTGTCTGATGGCGATCAAATATCTGCCTTTTGCCAATGTCTATGCAATTCTGCAAGCCATTCCATTGGCGACCACTGCAGCAGCGGCCTTACTTCTTGGAGAACAGGTTGGTCCGCGCAGGTGGATCGCCGTTCTCATCGGGTTTGTGGGTGTTTTGGCGATTGTGCGACCGGGTCTCGATGGCTTCAACTTCTATTCCCTGTTCGCGGTTGCTGCGGTTATCTTCGCGGCGGCAAGAGACCTTGTGACACGCAAGATCCGGTCAGACATTTCCCTGTGGGTCGTTACGCTCACGACGATGGTCGTTTCTACCATTGGCGGCGGCATTCTCTCACTGGTGCAAGTCTCGGTTACCGGGGATCAAGGTTGGTTGCCCCTATCCTCTCAGAATCTCCTGTTCCTGGCTGGCGCAGCGCTGTTTCTCACCCTCGGACAATTTTATGTTTCCATTGCCATGCAAAATGGTGAAGTGTCCGTCGTCTCCTCCTTCCGTTATGTCTCCATGCCGATCGCGCTGATCTATGGATATTTAATCTGGCATGAGGTTCCGGACATGCTAACCTGGTTCGGCATTTTTCTCATTCTGGTGTCTGGCATCTACACGATTTACAGAGAGCGCAAAGTCGCACTGTTGCAAAAGCAGGGTAAAAGAGACGGAGACCCGACAGAATTACCAGCGGCACGCACCGGTTTTGAATGA
- the apbC gene encoding iron-sulfur cluster carrier protein ApbC has protein sequence MTEEKILQVLRGLKPSPEEKDIVSAGMVSDIIVKDSSVVFSISVPAEKAQSFEQLREQAEDVVLSLEGVEKAMVVLTAEKQPASQQEPPAAAPKGAAPQSQPTKTNQPHAKGPSQIEISGVKQIIAVSSAKGGVGKSTTAVNLALALQANGLKVGILDADVYGPSIPRLLKITERPTAVANSRRMNPIKAYGLMAMSIGLLVDPDTPMVWRGPMAVSALTQMIRDVNWDVEGELDVLVVDMPPGTGDIQLTMAQQVPLTGSVIVSTPQDLALIDARKGIAMFRKVEIPILGLVENMSYFTCPTCGSRHDIFGHGGARETAAEIGIPFIGEIPLHMDIREGSDAGDPIVVSEPESDHTAIYLQIAHAMMQNIASVSRSAPSIVME, from the coding sequence TTGACTGAAGAAAAGATTTTGCAAGTTCTGAGAGGATTGAAGCCAAGCCCTGAAGAGAAGGACATTGTCTCGGCGGGAATGGTTTCAGATATCATCGTCAAAGACAGCTCGGTGGTATTTTCCATCTCTGTGCCTGCAGAAAAGGCGCAGTCATTTGAGCAATTGCGGGAACAGGCTGAAGATGTCGTACTTTCTCTGGAAGGTGTCGAGAAGGCCATGGTGGTCTTAACCGCTGAGAAGCAACCGGCTTCGCAGCAGGAGCCTCCTGCAGCGGCCCCAAAAGGGGCTGCTCCACAAAGCCAGCCTACAAAAACCAATCAACCTCACGCCAAAGGGCCAAGCCAGATTGAAATCTCCGGGGTCAAGCAGATCATTGCTGTGTCCTCAGCCAAAGGCGGCGTCGGTAAATCAACCACTGCGGTCAATCTGGCTCTGGCACTTCAGGCCAATGGTTTGAAAGTCGGTATTCTGGACGCCGACGTTTATGGCCCATCCATTCCGCGTCTGCTCAAAATCACAGAACGGCCAACAGCAGTTGCCAATTCACGACGCATGAACCCGATCAAGGCTTACGGGCTGATGGCCATGTCCATCGGATTGCTGGTCGACCCTGATACGCCAATGGTGTGGCGTGGCCCCATGGCTGTTTCTGCCCTCACTCAGATGATCCGTGATGTGAACTGGGATGTAGAAGGGGAACTGGATGTTTTGGTGGTCGACATGCCTCCGGGAACCGGCGACATTCAGCTGACAATGGCCCAGCAAGTGCCGCTGACAGGCTCGGTTATCGTTTCCACCCCGCAGGATTTGGCCCTTATTGATGCACGCAAGGGCATTGCGATGTTCCGCAAAGTCGAGATACCCATCCTCGGATTGGTGGAAAATATGAGCTACTTCACTTGTCCGACATGCGGCTCTCGTCACGATATCTTTGGCCATGGTGGAGCGCGCGAAACCGCAGCCGAAATCGGCATTCCGTTCATTGGCGAAATTCCGCTGCATATGGATATTCGTGAGGGTTCCGACGCGGGCGACCCTATTGTCGTTTCCGAGCCTGAGAGTGATCATACGGCAATATATCTGCAGATCGCCCATGCTATGATGCAAAATATAGCCAGTGTATCAAGATCTGCTCCATCCATTGTTATGGAATGA